The Corynebacterium felinum DNA segment CGTGACGTTCGTTAAGTCGGACTTCGATCAGGCTCCAATTCAGGGTGCACAATTTAACGTGTACCGCTGTGACAGCAAGACCGACCTCAAGGGTTCCCCAATCCAGCTGATCCTGCCTGATGGGCGTACAAAGACTGATGTTTTCGAAAGCAACGACCAAGGTGTCGTTGAGCTTCGAGGGCTCCATGTAAACAACGTGGTTGATGGTCAGGCGACTCCTTCCACGCCAGCCAAATACTGCTTGGTGGAAATTAAGTCTCCTGCTGGAAAAGCGCTACTTGCAGAGCCTATTGAATTCCAAGTAACTAAGGGTGATAACGATAAGGTCGCATTGGTCGATCTCGCTACAGTTGTCAACGTTGATCAAAACGGTGGCTTCCGTCTGCCACTGACCGGTGGTACCGGCATCTACCTGCTGCTGGCCGCTGGTGGAGCATTCCTCCTGATCGGTGGTGGCTACTACCTCAAGCTTCAGCGTCGCCGCGGCTAAACACACCGCACCGCTAAGCACACACAAAGTGGCGGGGAAACTACCAAAACCTTCCCCGCCACTTAAGCCTTGAACCCCAAAAGTATCAACAAGCCTGATGAGTTAACAGTGGACGTACAAACAACTAACCCAACAAACGAACAGCACCACCACACGCCCAACGAACCAGAAAAAACACTTGTTCAAAAGGCGTTACCAGTGCTGTTCGTACTCATCGGCATAATTCTGCTCAGCTACCCCCTCGTCGCAACAATCACCGCAAACCTGCAGCAATCAAGCAAAGCGCAAGTCTACTCAAAACAAACAGACACACTCGACCCAGAACTCATTAACCAAGCGCGCGAACAAGCAGCAATCTGGAACACCGAACAAACCGACGGGCCAATCCTCGACCCCTGGCTCGCACGAGTACGCGAAGACAACGAGATCTACCAACACTACCTCAACCAACTCAACCTCACCGAGGTAATGGCCACAGTCTCCATCCCCAAAATCAACTCCCTGCTGCCCATCTACCACGGCACCGAAGAATCCACCCTCCACAAAGGAATCGGACACCTCTTCGGCACCTCACTACCCGTCGGCGGCGAATCCACCCACTCCGTACTCACAGGCCACACCGGACTCTCCCAAGCAACCCTCTGGGACAACCTCATCGACGTCCACGAAGGTGACGCAGTCTACGTCAACACCCTCGGCGAAACGATGAAATACCAAGTCACCGGCACCGAAATCGTCCTACCCGAAGAAACCGACACCCTGCGCGTAGAAGAAGGCAAAGACAAACTCACCCTCATCACCTGCACCCCCTACGCAGTCAACTCCCACCGCCTCCTCGTCCACGCACACCGCGTACCCATGGACGAAAAAGACGAACAAATCCTCTCCGGAGCATACTTCCCCTGGCAATGGTGGATGACACTAGTCGTCGCAGTACTCGCACTCGTACTTCTCACAATCCTCGCAATCGCAATCCGAAACCTGCGCAGAAAAGTACGCCAACACAAAGGAAGCAGCCACAATGACTAAGCACAGAAGAACAACGACAAGCATGCTCTATGGCATGCTCGCCTTGGCCATTCTAAGCGCACTCATTCTCGCTGCCCCCAATGCGCACGCAACCACCATCGACCCACACCGCAAAGGCTCCCTAAGCATCACCAAAAGCTCAGGCGACCCACTCACCCAATACGGCGACCCCCACAACCCACTCGCCCCACTCACCCGTGAACCCATCGCCGGTGTCACCTTCACCATCCAACGAATCGACGTCGACCTCACCACCAACGAAGGCTGGCAAGAACTCCAAAGCCTCAACAAAAACGAACTCGCACCCGCAGGCGCAGCCACAGAAAAACTCCTGCCCGGAACACAACTACAAGCAACCACAAGCCACGACGGAATCGCACGATTCTACGACCTTAAAATCGGCGCATACTACGTCACCGAAATCCCCACCACCGCATCCGAAAAACACCTGAGTGTGATCGACCCATTCGTGATCACCATTCCCGTCACCATCGGAAACGACACCTGGGACTACGATGTCCACGCCTTCGCCAAAGATCAAAAGATCATGGCGACCAAAACAACGACCAACGAATACGCCTGCACCGGAGACACCATCACCTTCGGCATCACCACCACCCTTCCCGCACCCAACACCGAAGGAAAAATCACCCGGGTGGACATCGTGGATCTCCTCAACACAAACCTCACCTACAACCCAGACAACACCCATGTCTACCTCACAAACACCAACGCCAAAGGTGACAAACTTACCCTTGCAGCCCGAGACTACCGAATCACAAACCAGGACAACATCCTCACCATTGCACTCAGCGAAGCAGGGCTCCAACGTGTAGCCGGCCTGCGCACCGGACGGCCCGACCTGCAACTCAACGTCGAATTTTCCGCCACAATCACCAACCTCAACCACGGGCAAAAGCTCAGCAACAAAGGCTACGTACTGCCCACCGGCTACCCAGAATTCGACCCAAAAGCCACCCCTGGCATCCCCACCAATGAAGTCATCATCACATGCCAGCGAGGAACAGGCGATCGAGCCCACATACCAACACTAGCCCTCACCGGCGCACACACCCTATGGGCACTAGTAGCCGGCGCAATCCTCATCACAGGCGGACTCGTGCTCGTACGACGAAACACCACCAACACCAGCGGAACTGAAAAGTAAGGAGGCAGAAAAATGAACACAGCATTAGGCACGAAAATCACACGATTAGCCATCGCCATCCTCGCCGTAGCTGCACTCGGACTTCTTGCAACCCCAATCGTGGACGCACAAACCGACACCAGCCATACAGTTACCGCAACAGAAGAAACACTCGAACCAACCCCCACCCCAGAACCAGCAGTAGAAGAAACAACAGCCGAAACCACGGCGTCGCAAAGCACAGAAACCACCGAAGAACCAAAAACAGTAGACAACAACCCTACAGAAAAAGAAAACCCACCAACACAACCAAGCCCACGATTCCGCCGCTCCATAACCTTCGACCAATTCGAAGAACTCAACGACTTTTACGGACCATCAACATTCGATCAGCTCAACAGCCACCGAGACGTCCGTGCGATCTACGTCCAACACGACGACGAAAACACCGCCCTCGACTTTCTCGTACGGCAAGGCGGTGAACTTCGCGCTATCACAATAACCGCCCCCCGCGGATACACTTTCCACACCCGCGACGACGAAACACGTCGTAACTACACCCGTACACACGAAGATCAGTACCGAGTACGCCTCAACGGTAACTTCCGCAACGGACGCTTCAACGGAACAACAATCGAAGGTAACCTACAATTCAGCAACAACAACACTCAACTCACAATCACCTTCGACAACCCTCTACGCCTTAACCCCAACCAAGTTCACCGCATCGAAGTGCTCGGCGATGAAGACATCTCCCGCGGATGGGGCATCGACCTAGACTACGCACCACCGGCAAGTGATGCGGTCAGCGAACCAGCACAGTGGATCCCGCAAGCAACAATGAACCCAGAAATGCCCCAACGCTGCGGACTCGATATCGCACTACTCTTCGACCTCTCGTTCTCAGTCAACAGAGCAAATGGTCTCGAACCACTCCGCGATGCAGGCCTCGGAGTAATCAATGGGCTCAAAGGCACCGGATCACGCATCGGTATCTACAACTTTGGATCCGGAGCAAATACCCGACCATCAGTGAAAACCCAGAAATTAGACCTCAACAACTCACGAAATGTACAAGACTTAACCCGCGCAGTTTCCGCCATCGTGACCCAACGCAATGTTTGGGAACAAGGCAGCGGTACGAACTGGGAAGCAGGGCTGGCGACGATTCCGCTAAAACAACCAGGAACAGACAGCGGATACGATGTCGTATACCTCCTCACCGACGGTCTGCCGACCACCAACAACGTGGATAACCAGAAATTCGATTCCAACGCGACCAAAGATCCAGGAACCGCCACGCACCAAGCAGACCTCGTTCGTGCAGTACATGCAGCAAACCGCCTCAAGCAAACCGGCACGCGCATCGTTCCACTCTTAATCAATGTGGGTGACAAATCCGAATGGATTATCGATGACAAATTCCACACCGACCACTATGCAAACCGTGTGCAAAATCGCTACAACATCCCCCGACACGGGCGAAACTTACTCACCTACCATATTGATAAAAGGAGGGATCAAACGCCCTATATCAACACCCGCGATGGAGTAACCCGTGGCCAACTACAGTTTTTCGTCAGCCAAAACACCCCAAGGCACTTAACCCCTCCCAGCAGAGGATACGTCGCTAACGTCACTCAAGAGTTCAACGTCTGGCGTGCCGGTGTGCGCACACCTCGAGACATGGCTGCCGATATTTCCAGCGACGACGCGCCTGTTGTCGTGGACAACTTCAGCGATCTCGTCGAAAGTGCAAAAGCCACCATCCTCGACAACTGCCTAGGCACCGTCACCATTAAAAAACGCGTATACCTGCCCAATGGCGAGCCCGATGCGATCTCCGAAGGGAAAGGTTTCTCATTCCAGGCAAAAACCCAAGGGCTGCCACGTCTGAAAGACCCCCATGACCCTATGCTTTTCGTACCAGAGGCTGTGTATACCACCTACGACGATCGTGCTGAAGTATCCATCTCCATTAGAAGCACCGACGTGAACCAAAAAGGTGCCCGCTTAAACATCTATGAACTCGTACCCGATGGTTTTGCCCTGCTCCCACAAGAAGTAGACGGAGCGCAACACCATGCCGTCTGCGAAAAAGTTGTTGAAGGCGTACGCACCCCCTACACCACACAAAATATTGTCGACCCCCACGAGAAGAAAAACAAAGGCTTTGAAGTTATTGCCGGTAGCGACGGATTTATCGTGTGCGAAGTACGAAACATCCGCCTGCAAAACCTCAATCCTACAATTACAACGGAGGCATCCTTCGAAGAGAATCGAAATGTAAAACTCACCCACAATGCGCCTGCCAGCGATCACATATACGACGATGTGACCATCAACCACATCGTGCCTGGGAAAGAGTACATGCTCCGCTCGTGGCTGGTGGATAAAGAAACTGGTGCGATGTTGAGCACTGAGCCCACCGAAATCACCTTCACTTCAGAGTCTGACAACTTCACTGTGACCGGGCGCAACCACGAACGGGACAAGCGTTCCCAATACTGGGTTTCAGGGCGGTTGAAAGTACGCGTTCAGGGCGCACAATCCATCAACCCCGGCACCAAAGCCGTGGTGTTCTCCGAACTGTACGCCCACCACGTCACAGCTCAAGGTAATGCTTACGATCGGCAAATTCATTCGGATCTTCCCTGGAACGAACGCGATGGACTCACCATTGTCAGCCACCAAAACCTCGAAGACACCAATCAAACAGTCAGCTTCGAATACCGGCAGATCCAAATCGGTGTGCGTAAATTCGGCTACCCACAGGGTAATACTCCACGGCTCATACGCCCCGATTCACGGCAATGGTTATTCGACCTGTACCAGCACACAGACAATGGAGCTTTGGAAAAGATTGGCACCCTCGATCAGCACCACCCCAACCACGGATGGGTACTGTTTTCCCTTCCCGTCAGCGTAGTACCAGGGCGCACCTACAGCCTGGTGGAAGTCAAAGCGCCTGAAGGTCATGAACTCTTAGCTGAGCCGATCTCCTTCACCGTAGGGTTTATCACTGCACCTAAACGGGGCAATCAGGCATTGCGCCCATGGGCGACTTTTACCGGTGGATCAATAGCCACCGTGTACGATATCCCGACGCAACCGACCGATAGATTGGTGATTAACGTCACCGATGTACGCCGTGGCACCTTGCCACTCACCGGCGGACATGGTGTGTTCTACCCGATTGCAGGTGGCATACTGCTCCTGCTCCTCGGCGTGGCCTACTACTACCACTTGCGTCGCCGGGCGTAACCCTTAACTTCCCCCTTAGGTAAAAGCCCTTAAGGGGGAGCGGGGTGGAATGAAGGAAGCTTCGTGATGTTGTGCATGATGAGGCTTCCTTTTCGCTTTGTATGCACGGAAGCTTTTCCCAGGCAGGATGGGGCTGGTACTTTCTGGAGGCAGCGGAGTCTGCTTAAGGGGAGGCAACGAAGCGCTGTTGAGTGGCTGTATGCGTCTTTGGGGGAGTTTTACCCCCTTGAATGGGGGAGGGGAGAGAAAAATCCTCCTTGTGGATGCTTCAACTATTCTTTTTCTGAGCTTAGTTTTAAGAGGAGAATGTTTTAAGCATTTCTTTAGTTTTTTCCTGTTGGAAGTGGAAAGTAAAGCATATTCGCACAGGTTGACATACCGTAAATATCTCTTGAGCTGCGGTAGTGGTGCCAGTGAGATTGTTTTTCTATCGTTAATGCTCTTAAGGCTTTTTAAGCATTGGTGTGTAGTACTAGAGCTACTTTCGCGCTATTATTCCGTTCGTTCCACAATGCATCACGAACAGAAAGGACAGTACTTCCATGACTGATAAATCACCAGAAAAGAAGCCCAACGAGCGGAAAAACATCACCCCCGGGAAACTAGTACTCGCAGTCATCGTATTCGTCGTCGCCTTCTACATCGCGTATCAATTCGGCGAGGCGATCGTCCACGCTATCCTCGGGGAGCCAGAATACCAATTCTGATCACCCACCGCATCTGCCACCATCGTCTAGTGGTCGTCGGGGGCAGATGCTGCGTCAGTGCTCGTGCCAACCCTGCCCTTGTTTCTAGGTTGCTCGTGTGTGGAGTATCTAGGGACACGGGGTGGCGTTAGCGCCGTGGACAAGGGCAGGGAATGTGAAAGTGGTTGGTCTTTCCTTCAGGTAGTGGGGTTTTCTTCGCCCATGATTGAGCGAGGAAAAGAAGTAGGGGTTTAGATCTAACGGCGGTGGTTCACGCAACTTCAGCTTAAGGTAGTTGACTCACAGTAGCGTGGGGTGCGTACGCACGCGGCTGCGAAGAAACTCGGGGCGGGGCTGTCGTGGGCTTTAGGCTAATTCGCGGCTATTGATGAACTTAATCACCTGATAGGTAATGGGCATCACCGCGACCTCCATGAGGGTCTTCCACACAAACCCAACAACAACATAGTTTATGGTGTCGCTGAGCGTGCTAATGCCGATCACCGGTGCGGCAATAAGGCAGAAGATGAGAGTATCGCCGAACTCCCCTA contains these protein-coding regions:
- a CDS encoding SpaH/EbpB family LPXTG-anchored major pilin translates to MTKHRRTTTSMLYGMLALAILSALILAAPNAHATTIDPHRKGSLSITKSSGDPLTQYGDPHNPLAPLTREPIAGVTFTIQRIDVDLTTNEGWQELQSLNKNELAPAGAATEKLLPGTQLQATTSHDGIARFYDLKIGAYYVTEIPTTASEKHLSVIDPFVITIPVTIGNDTWDYDVHAFAKDQKIMATKTTTNEYACTGDTITFGITTTLPAPNTEGKITRVDIVDLLNTNLTYNPDNTHVYLTNTNAKGDKLTLAARDYRITNQDNILTIALSEAGLQRVAGLRTGRPDLQLNVEFSATITNLNHGQKLSNKGYVLPTGYPEFDPKATPGIPTNEVIITCQRGTGDRAHIPTLALTGAHTLWALVAGAILITGGLVLVRRNTTNTSGTEK
- a CDS encoding VaFE repeat-containing surface-anchored protein, translated to MNTALGTKITRLAIAILAVAALGLLATPIVDAQTDTSHTVTATEETLEPTPTPEPAVEETTAETTASQSTETTEEPKTVDNNPTEKENPPTQPSPRFRRSITFDQFEELNDFYGPSTFDQLNSHRDVRAIYVQHDDENTALDFLVRQGGELRAITITAPRGYTFHTRDDETRRNYTRTHEDQYRVRLNGNFRNGRFNGTTIEGNLQFSNNNTQLTITFDNPLRLNPNQVHRIEVLGDEDISRGWGIDLDYAPPASDAVSEPAQWIPQATMNPEMPQRCGLDIALLFDLSFSVNRANGLEPLRDAGLGVINGLKGTGSRIGIYNFGSGANTRPSVKTQKLDLNNSRNVQDLTRAVSAIVTQRNVWEQGSGTNWEAGLATIPLKQPGTDSGYDVVYLLTDGLPTTNNVDNQKFDSNATKDPGTATHQADLVRAVHAANRLKQTGTRIVPLLINVGDKSEWIIDDKFHTDHYANRVQNRYNIPRHGRNLLTYHIDKRRDQTPYINTRDGVTRGQLQFFVSQNTPRHLTPPSRGYVANVTQEFNVWRAGVRTPRDMAADISSDDAPVVVDNFSDLVESAKATILDNCLGTVTIKKRVYLPNGEPDAISEGKGFSFQAKTQGLPRLKDPHDPMLFVPEAVYTTYDDRAEVSISIRSTDVNQKGARLNIYELVPDGFALLPQEVDGAQHHAVCEKVVEGVRTPYTTQNIVDPHEKKNKGFEVIAGSDGFIVCEVRNIRLQNLNPTITTEASFEENRNVKLTHNAPASDHIYDDVTINHIVPGKEYMLRSWLVDKETGAMLSTEPTEITFTSESDNFTVTGRNHERDKRSQYWVSGRLKVRVQGAQSINPGTKAVVFSELYAHHVTAQGNAYDRQIHSDLPWNERDGLTIVSHQNLEDTNQTVSFEYRQIQIGVRKFGYPQGNTPRLIRPDSRQWLFDLYQHTDNGALEKIGTLDQHHPNHGWVLFSLPVSVVPGRTYSLVEVKAPEGHELLAEPISFTVGFITAPKRGNQALRPWATFTGGSIATVYDIPTQPTDRLVINVTDVRRGTLPLTGGHGVFYPIAGGILLLLLGVAYYYHLRRRA
- a CDS encoding class C sortase; translation: MLFVLIGIILLSYPLVATITANLQQSSKAQVYSKQTDTLDPELINQAREQAAIWNTEQTDGPILDPWLARVREDNEIYQHYLNQLNLTEVMATVSIPKINSLLPIYHGTEESTLHKGIGHLFGTSLPVGGESTHSVLTGHTGLSQATLWDNLIDVHEGDAVYVNTLGETMKYQVTGTEIVLPEETDTLRVEEGKDKLTLITCTPYAVNSHRLLVHAHRVPMDEKDEQILSGAYFPWQWWMTLVVAVLALVLLTILAIAIRNLRRKVRQHKGSSHND